From the Entomomonas sp. E2T0 genome, one window contains:
- a CDS encoding TIGR03757 family integrating conjugative element protein, which produces MSILTKPIALFMLLVVGVLSTATGNAEVLIFTDQKHPVYNVGNYKVIYLDEPSNIEQILSEGLSNKPEEAKLQATERISNPTLQKSLIESYLQVAKAWQLGITKVPAVVSENYVVYGQADVSQALVLINDYQVRN; this is translated from the coding sequence ATGTCTATTCTTACCAAACCCATAGCACTTTTCATGCTACTTGTGGTAGGTGTTCTATCTACTGCGACAGGCAATGCTGAAGTACTTATCTTTACTGATCAAAAACACCCTGTTTACAACGTAGGTAATTATAAAGTCATCTATTTGGATGAACCATCCAACATTGAACAAATACTTTCAGAGGGATTATCCAATAAGCCAGAAGAAGCAAAACTACAAGCAACAGAACGCATAAGCAATCCTACGCTTCAAAAATCATTAATAGAAAGCTACTTACAAGTTGCTAAAGCTTGGCAACTGGGTATTACCAAAGTACCTGCAGTAGTAAGTGAAAACTATGTGGTATATGGGCAAGCCGATGTTAGCCAAGCCCTAGTTTTAATCAATGATTATCAAGTGAGGAACTGA
- a CDS encoding HU family DNA-binding protein, whose protein sequence is MNKAELIKAIGEKADIPNTEATKVLNAFLETVTETLQTGQSVVLVGFGTFLVKERAARMARNLQTGKPIKIPAKKAPLFKAGKTLKESVAAAKTKAKTKKQ, encoded by the coding sequence ATGAACAAAGCTGAACTTATCAAGGCAATAGGCGAAAAAGCAGATATTCCAAATACTGAAGCAACCAAAGTTCTTAATGCTTTTTTAGAAACAGTGACTGAAACCTTGCAAACTGGTCAATCAGTAGTTTTAGTAGGTTTTGGTACTTTCCTAGTAAAAGAAAGAGCAGCACGTATGGCTAGAAACTTACAAACTGGCAAACCCATTAAAATACCTGCTAAAAAAGCTCCATTATTTAAAGCAGGTAAAACACTAAAAGAAAGTGTAGCAGCAGCTAAAACAAAAGCGAAAACTAAGAAACAATAG
- a CDS encoding conjugative transfer ATPase, whose translation MLTSLKQLFNKKQTPIEEKQQPNEVTNEAIPEEQHWRHSKQRRATKLDEQTKLYSHEPGFTDYLPYVEYLEDSQCFLLEDNQSVGAIFELTPIGTEGRTAEWLQTARDTVEDVLQDSFDEFDTAPWVVQFYCQDDNDFTPYIRNLQNYIKPQARGTALTEHYISVMEHHTRTIAKQGGLFEDTRITKLPWRGKNRRVRLVIYRWLMPNHKVKDSTQSPEHKLNQACERVVVGLSGAGVKSQRMNGHDFYDWLMPWFNPKPSLTDDDPIDFYRKVQHLEPKANDPDDPQLLDLPFDHDFAERLFFSEPTSDVDKGVWYFDNIPHTVVLVDQIRNAPKIGQITGETHTGDQLNALFDQFPEDTTLTITMLVTPQDILEDRLNMLDKKAIGENLASTTTRSDVKKARHMIASKHKLYRGSIAFYLKAADERTLQHKVILLNNILTSAGLQPVKEGEEVAACNSYLRWLPMVFNPNEDPKQWYTRLYFAQHIANLSPLWGRTTGTGHPCISFFNRGGGTVTFDPLSQQDRSMNAHMLIFGPTGSGKSASLVALMIQVMAVYRARIFIVEAGNSFGLLGQFFKKLDLTVNQVSLKMGSGITLAPFADAKLLVERPDIVANLDVDAEAPEVEEEDEEGDSQRDILGEMEIIARLMITGGEAKEDHKLSRADRSLIRQCILDAATKCVKENRPILTEDVYFALKEAAQDPVIKENRSERINEMAESILLFTQGFDGEIFNREGASWPESDVTIVDLATYAREGYEAQMAISYISLMNTVNNIAERDQYDGRPIIMVTDEGHIITKNPLVAPYAVKITKMWRKLGAWFWLATQNLADFPNAAETMLNMIEWWTCLNMPPDEVEAIARFKSLNTPQKQLLLSATKEPRKYTEGVVLSKTKELMFRAVPPSLILALAETEPEEKRERFEIMKEHNCTELEAVFIKAEMMDKSRGVDTLPWRHFFESEK comes from the coding sequence ATGTTAACTAGTTTAAAGCAACTCTTTAACAAAAAGCAGACACCCATTGAAGAGAAGCAACAACCAAACGAAGTGACTAATGAAGCCATACCTGAAGAACAGCATTGGCGACATTCTAAACAACGTAGAGCTACTAAACTGGATGAGCAAACTAAACTCTATAGTCATGAACCAGGCTTTACTGATTATCTACCTTATGTTGAGTATTTAGAGGATTCTCAATGCTTTTTGTTAGAAGATAATCAATCAGTGGGTGCGATTTTTGAACTAACTCCTATTGGTACTGAAGGAAGAACCGCAGAATGGTTACAAACTGCTAGAGATACAGTAGAAGATGTACTACAAGATAGTTTTGATGAATTTGATACAGCACCTTGGGTTGTACAGTTTTACTGCCAAGACGACAACGACTTTACCCCTTATATTAGAAATCTTCAAAACTATATTAAACCCCAAGCTAGAGGCACAGCACTAACAGAGCACTATATCTCCGTGATGGAACACCATACACGCACTATCGCCAAACAAGGAGGCCTGTTTGAAGATACCCGAATTACCAAATTGCCTTGGCGTGGCAAAAATAGACGCGTGCGATTAGTCATCTATCGTTGGTTAATGCCTAATCATAAAGTGAAAGACAGTACTCAGAGTCCTGAACACAAACTCAATCAAGCCTGTGAACGTGTGGTAGTTGGTTTAAGTGGTGCAGGGGTTAAGAGCCAACGCATGAATGGACATGACTTCTATGATTGGCTAATGCCTTGGTTCAATCCCAAGCCGTCTCTAACCGATGATGATCCCATTGATTTCTATCGTAAAGTACAGCATTTAGAACCCAAAGCCAATGATCCTGACGATCCACAACTATTAGACCTACCATTTGATCATGACTTTGCTGAAAGACTATTTTTTAGTGAGCCTACCAGTGATGTTGATAAAGGAGTCTGGTACTTTGACAATATCCCTCATACGGTAGTATTGGTGGATCAAATTCGTAATGCGCCTAAAATAGGTCAGATCACAGGAGAAACTCACACAGGTGATCAGCTTAATGCGTTATTTGATCAGTTTCCTGAAGATACCACCTTAACCATCACCATGTTAGTAACACCCCAAGACATTCTTGAAGATCGTCTTAACATGCTAGATAAAAAAGCAATTGGCGAAAACTTGGCTTCAACCACTACCCGTAGTGATGTTAAAAAAGCGCGTCATATGATTGCTTCAAAACACAAACTCTATCGAGGTAGTATAGCCTTTTATCTGAAAGCAGCCGATGAAAGAACACTGCAACACAAAGTTATCTTACTCAACAATATTCTAACTAGTGCAGGTCTACAGCCTGTTAAAGAAGGAGAAGAAGTAGCAGCTTGCAATAGTTATCTACGTTGGTTACCAATGGTCTTTAATCCTAATGAAGATCCTAAACAATGGTATACCAGACTTTATTTTGCTCAACATATTGCTAACCTATCACCCTTATGGGGTAGAACCACTGGAACAGGTCATCCTTGTATCTCATTTTTTAATCGAGGAGGAGGTACCGTAACCTTTGACCCTCTTTCACAACAAGATAGATCGATGAATGCCCATATGCTAATTTTTGGTCCTACTGGATCAGGTAAATCAGCTTCCCTAGTAGCGTTAATGATACAAGTAATGGCCGTTTATCGAGCTCGTATCTTTATTGTTGAAGCAGGTAACTCCTTTGGTCTATTGGGACAATTCTTTAAAAAATTGGATTTAACTGTTAACCAAGTATCATTAAAAATGGGTAGTGGTATCACCCTAGCGCCTTTTGCTGATGCAAAGTTATTAGTTGAAAGGCCTGATATAGTCGCTAATCTTGATGTTGATGCAGAAGCACCTGAAGTAGAAGAAGAGGATGAAGAAGGCGACTCACAACGTGATATTTTAGGTGAAATGGAAATTATTGCACGACTCATGATTACAGGCGGAGAAGCCAAAGAAGATCACAAACTAAGCCGCGCAGATCGCAGTCTAATCCGTCAATGTATATTAGATGCTGCTACCAAATGCGTAAAAGAAAATAGACCCATACTTACTGAAGATGTGTATTTTGCCTTAAAAGAAGCAGCTCAAGATCCTGTCATTAAAGAAAACCGTAGTGAACGAATCAATGAAATGGCAGAATCCATCCTTCTATTTACCCAAGGGTTTGATGGTGAAATCTTTAATAGAGAAGGGGCTAGCTGGCCAGAAAGCGATGTTACCATCGTAGACTTAGCTACCTATGCACGTGAAGGTTACGAAGCACAGATGGCTATTAGCTATATCTCCCTAATGAACACCGTTAACAATATTGCTGAACGTGATCAGTATGATGGTAGACCTATTATCATGGTAACCGATGAAGGTCATATTATTACCAAAAATCCATTGGTTGCTCCTTATGCGGTAAAAATCACTAAAATGTGGCGAAAACTAGGTGCATGGTTCTGGTTAGCCACCCAAAACTTAGCAGACTTTCCTAATGCAGCCGAAACGATGTTGAACATGATCGAATGGTGGACCTGCCTAAATATGCCTCCTGATGAAGTGGAAGCTATTGCGAGGTTTAAGAGCTTAAATACCCCACAGAAACAACTACTTCTGTCAGCCACTAAAGAACCCCGTAAATACACTGAAGGTGTAGTGCTTTCAAAAACCAAAGAATTAATGTTTAGAGCAGTACCCCCTAGTTTAATCCTTGCATTAGCTGAAACTGAACCTGAAGAGAAACGAGAACGTTTTGAAATCATGAAAGAGCATAACTGTACTGAGCTAGAAGCAGTCTTTATCAAAGCAGAAATGATGGATAAAAGCAGAGGAGTGGATACTTTACCTTGGCGGCATTTTTTTGAAAGTGAGAAGTGA
- a CDS encoding TIGR03751 family conjugal transfer lipoprotein produces MNKFSKILILISLMTALTGCYTSKDKMFPNDGVTMQEIFNSSGSAGTNQTLMDARSILRRSMEVPHELQEPYSRTAINEINSQFQRLPNPDLIMYVYPHLAGAEQAPIPGYSTVFPLYTKVQYALPGERTEDY; encoded by the coding sequence ATGAACAAGTTTTCAAAAATACTCATCTTGATTAGTTTAATGACTGCCTTAACAGGCTGTTACACCAGTAAAGATAAAATGTTTCCTAATGATGGTGTAACCATGCAAGAAATATTTAATAGCTCTGGCAGTGCAGGGACTAACCAAACATTAATGGATGCTCGTTCTATACTTAGACGCTCGATGGAAGTACCCCATGAACTGCAAGAGCCTTATAGTCGTACTGCCATTAATGAAATCAATAGCCAGTTTCAACGACTGCCTAATCCTGATTTAATCATGTACGTTTATCCCCATTTAGCAGGTGCTGAACAAGCTCCTATACCAGGTTATTCAACAGTATTTCCCTTATATACCAAAGTGCAGTATGCACTACCTGGTGAGCGCACGGAGGATTATTGA
- a CDS encoding TIGR03752 family integrating conjugative element protein codes for MKSNTLLKVIVVGVVAFIAVFIFSTSSSKNTNNNLDPSLELTAEEARALGIEGDTAKDTLATLLGQMKATRSEIKDVKDKNDNLLKENARLKEREELFDQQIRKAVSDATLNARKEIEKAQDAANKNFDNKTKGIMDKFNFLQGKIGDLNNTQQQALPIGGSSVEEETIGTIWIEPNDAQIVDPRTSQKNTGFAFPNAFSSTVSEKQQSFNDSLDQVKKPLELRKVHYTDADRFKDEKPIYTIAQNSTFMGSLAMTALIGRVPVDGTVNDPYPFKVLVGKDNLAANGFDLPEVTGAVMSGTATGDWTLSCVRGQIESITFIFEDGTIRTVPEPEKVTRSNGNSNNSSNANTSKIKGGLGYISDPIGIPCVSGERKSNAKEYIGTQSLITAAGAGLASVLSKDDKGSNGGYYSSGNNSTSSDRNGALNTILSGGVEDVRNWINKLYGEAFAAIYVAPHAEIAVHIDQEIMIDYEPNGRKVRHNEQVFKNTHLD; via the coding sequence ATGAAAAGCAATACACTACTGAAGGTCATTGTAGTAGGGGTAGTGGCTTTTATAGCCGTATTTATTTTTAGTACTAGCTCCTCTAAAAATACCAATAACAACCTTGATCCAAGCTTAGAACTCACTGCTGAAGAAGCACGTGCATTGGGTATTGAAGGTGACACTGCAAAAGACACCTTGGCTACTCTATTAGGACAGATGAAAGCAACTCGTAGTGAAATCAAAGATGTTAAAGACAAAAATGATAACCTCCTTAAAGAAAATGCTCGTCTCAAAGAGCGTGAAGAACTGTTTGATCAACAAATTCGTAAAGCAGTTAGTGATGCAACCTTAAACGCCCGTAAAGAAATTGAAAAAGCACAAGACGCAGCCAATAAAAACTTTGATAATAAAACCAAAGGGATTATGGATAAATTCAATTTTCTGCAAGGTAAAATTGGTGATCTAAACAATACCCAACAACAAGCATTACCTATTGGGGGTTCTTCAGTAGAAGAAGAAACAATTGGTACTATTTGGATAGAACCTAATGATGCACAAATAGTTGACCCTAGGACAAGTCAAAAAAATACAGGGTTTGCGTTTCCTAATGCGTTTAGTAGTACCGTATCAGAAAAACAACAAAGCTTTAATGACAGCTTAGACCAAGTGAAAAAACCACTGGAATTACGCAAAGTACATTATACCGATGCTGATCGTTTTAAAGACGAAAAGCCTATCTATACCATCGCTCAAAACTCCACCTTTATGGGATCTTTGGCGATGACAGCATTAATAGGTCGAGTACCTGTTGATGGCACTGTTAACGACCCATATCCCTTCAAAGTACTGGTAGGTAAAGACAACCTTGCTGCTAATGGTTTTGACTTACCTGAAGTAACAGGAGCAGTCATGTCAGGTACCGCAACAGGAGATTGGACACTTTCCTGTGTTAGAGGCCAAATCGAATCTATTACCTTTATCTTTGAAGATGGCACTATTCGTACGGTACCAGAACCAGAAAAAGTAACACGTTCCAATGGTAACAGTAATAACTCATCTAACGCTAATACAAGCAAAATTAAAGGAGGACTAGGTTATATCTCAGATCCTATAGGTATTCCTTGTGTATCAGGTGAGCGTAAATCCAATGCTAAAGAATATATTGGTACCCAATCCTTAATTACTGCCGCAGGTGCAGGTTTAGCTTCCGTATTAAGCAAAGATGATAAAGGCAGCAATGGTGGTTATTACAGCAGTGGTAATAACAGTACCTCCAGTGATCGTAATGGTGCATTAAATACCATTCTTTCAGGTGGTGTAGAAGATGTCCGTAACTGGATTAACAAACTATATGGTGAAGCCTTTGCAGCTATTTATGTCGCTCCTCATGCTGAAATAGCAGTACATATAGACCAAGAAATTATGATTGATTATGAACCTAATGGTAGAAAGGTAAGACACAATGAACAAGTTTTCAAAAATACTCATCTTGATTAG
- a CDS encoding TIGR03749 family integrating conjugative element protein — MINFFKQWLLVSMLLIVSFSASAVEILKWQRLPLAVPLVLNQERVIFIDKNVRVGMDASLRSKLRVQSTGGALYLLATEQIMPSRLQVQVVETGEIIIIDVATINGENALEPVKIIDEKDAQLNLTTEEQVAHNQQVTESLKIPAPIALTRYAAQSLYTPLRTIEPLAGVSRVPVKVTHAQLKTLMPTYPIEAKALVAWRLGDYYVTAIKLTNKGFNRIDLDPRKLQGNFYAATFQHTYLGEIKTAEDTTTLYLVTRGASLEKFLFTSIVIEEKA, encoded by the coding sequence ATGATCAACTTTTTTAAACAATGGCTATTAGTCAGTATGCTCCTGATTGTCTCTTTCTCAGCTTCAGCAGTAGAAATACTAAAATGGCAACGACTACCACTTGCTGTTCCCTTAGTGTTAAATCAAGAGCGTGTGATCTTTATTGATAAAAATGTTCGTGTAGGAATGGATGCTTCATTAAGAAGTAAACTACGTGTGCAATCCACTGGGGGTGCATTATACCTACTAGCTACTGAACAAATAATGCCTTCACGCCTACAAGTACAAGTAGTGGAAACGGGAGAAATTATTATTATTGATGTGGCTACGATCAATGGTGAAAATGCCTTAGAACCCGTTAAAATCATCGATGAAAAAGACGCTCAGCTTAATTTAACTACTGAAGAACAGGTAGCACATAATCAACAAGTTACTGAGTCACTTAAAATACCTGCACCTATAGCATTAACACGCTATGCTGCTCAATCACTGTATACACCCTTACGCACCATAGAACCTTTAGCAGGGGTTAGTCGAGTTCCTGTCAAAGTTACCCATGCTCAACTAAAGACCCTAATGCCTACCTATCCAATAGAAGCTAAAGCTTTAGTGGCTTGGCGTTTAGGTGATTACTATGTGACAGCGATAAAGCTCACTAATAAAGGATTTAATCGTATTGATTTAGACCCACGCAAGTTACAGGGTAATTTCTATGCAGCTACCTTTCAACATACCTATTTAGGTGAAATTAAGACCGCAGAAGATACTACCACCCTTTACCTAGTTACTCGTGGTGCTAGCCTTGAGAAATTTCTCTTTACCTCTATTGTGATTGAGGAGAAAGCTTAA
- a CDS encoding PFL_4703 family integrating conjugative element protein yields the protein MSRYKNFADAQKAHILTLRIIVIGLIAICLYFGYGWSKAPEKLTVHVPPDLRAGSTRLWWDIPPENIYSFALYLFTQINRWPTNGETDYKKNINAYQAYLTSSCKAILEDDFQKRSYAGELRNRVRGVYEILGRSYAEDPTLRVKQLDKNTWRVNLDLNADEYYMSEPVKRAVARYPLRVLRFDADPEHNPFGLVLDCFDSTPQKLEIPEGK from the coding sequence ATGAGTAGGTATAAGAATTTTGCTGACGCACAGAAAGCACACATTTTAACACTAAGAATTATAGTCATAGGCTTAATAGCTATCTGTCTCTATTTTGGCTATGGATGGAGTAAAGCTCCTGAAAAACTAACTGTACATGTTCCTCCTGACTTAAGGGCAGGGAGTACAAGATTATGGTGGGATATTCCACCAGAAAATATTTATAGCTTTGCCCTGTATCTATTTACCCAAATAAACCGTTGGCCTACTAATGGTGAAACGGATTACAAAAAAAATATCAATGCTTATCAAGCTTATCTAACAAGTAGCTGTAAAGCGATCTTAGAAGATGACTTTCAAAAAAGAAGCTATGCAGGGGAACTGCGTAATCGTGTTCGTGGTGTATATGAAATCTTAGGTCGTAGTTACGCTGAAGATCCTACCTTAAGAGTGAAACAACTGGATAAAAATACGTGGCGAGTCAACCTAGACCTTAATGCTGATGAATACTACATGTCAGAACCAGTTAAAAGAGCCGTAGCACGTTATCCATTACGGGTGCTGAGATTTGATGCAGATCCTGAGCATAATCCATTTGGGCTTGTACTCGATTGTTTTGACTCAACTCCACAGAAACTAGAGATACCAGAGGGGAAATAA
- a CDS encoding TIGR03750 family conjugal transfer protein encodes MDDFSNKEGTVTFLPENLNRFPVVMRGLTSDEVIATFVIGIVIGLVAGIITFLMFGKPALIPTVMFVITGFILMSTSSLLRRLKRNKPDTWFYRKVQWVIQYKLGFKFGKPLITRSGHWTIRRSEPSRTKLLQKISGQTNE; translated from the coding sequence ATGGATGATTTCAGTAACAAAGAAGGTACTGTTACATTCTTACCTGAAAATCTAAATAGGTTCCCCGTAGTAATGCGGGGACTTACTTCAGATGAAGTAATAGCCACCTTTGTGATAGGTATTGTGATAGGGCTAGTAGCAGGGATTATTACCTTTTTAATGTTTGGTAAACCTGCATTGATTCCAACTGTTATGTTTGTGATCACAGGGTTTATTTTAATGTCTACCTCAAGCTTATTAAGACGATTAAAACGTAATAAACCAGATACATGGTTTTACCGTAAGGTTCAATGGGTAATACAGTACAAACTAGGGTTTAAGTTTGGTAAACCATTAATTACTCGTTCGGGTCATTGGACAATTAGACGTAGTGAACCATCACGAACAAAACTTCTTCAAAAAATAAGTGGGCAAACGAATGAGTAG
- a CDS encoding TIGR03745 family integrating conjugative element membrane protein, whose protein sequence is MLKRLKTTWREHIALFMCALATAQAKAALPQAQSPNDSGGLLDQIFEWLKASANILGIGICVIAFIAVAYWSVVVFGEVQKGKKTWGDLAICVIIGAIIIVIAIWLLNQANDAASSR, encoded by the coding sequence ATGCTAAAACGATTAAAAACAACTTGGCGTGAACATATTGCACTATTTATGTGTGCATTAGCCACTGCTCAGGCAAAGGCTGCTTTACCCCAAGCGCAAAGTCCAAATGATTCAGGAGGGTTGCTAGATCAAATATTTGAATGGCTAAAAGCCAGTGCCAATATTTTAGGGATCGGTATCTGTGTCATTGCTTTTATTGCAGTGGCTTATTGGTCTGTAGTGGTATTTGGTGAAGTTCAAAAAGGCAAGAAAACATGGGGTGATTTAGCTATCTGCGTCATTATCGGTGCAATCATTATTGTTATTGCTATTTGGCTACTTAACCAAGCCAATGATGCAGCTTCCAGTCGTTAA
- a CDS encoding TIGR03758 family integrating conjugative element protein: protein MNEAQKAAFTSSSGMAIDKLGLLCLSFVCAMAFIWAAWTVVTLYRGWAAGNVPLGKLMGGMVRMAFTLGILFYVVL, encoded by the coding sequence ATGAATGAAGCACAAAAAGCAGCTTTCACAAGTTCTTCAGGAATGGCCATCGATAAATTAGGACTACTTTGTCTTAGTTTTGTTTGTGCGATGGCTTTTATATGGGCGGCTTGGACCGTAGTAACGCTTTATCGAGGATGGGCTGCTGGCAATGTACCGCTAGGTAAATTGATGGGTGGAATGGTGCGTATGGCTTTTACGTTGGGAATCTTATTTTACGTTGTGCTTTAA
- a CDS encoding RAQPRD family integrative conjugative element protein, which translates to MSIFCRQLVVIVFSLLAFNVMASSAYEREQLRLILIQLDNAEVLAKQSNANKSTSVNDRFSFDYQQFNKDIQAIRQGILNYLDPSRAQPRELYELSTDYRADSKE; encoded by the coding sequence ATGAGCATTTTTTGTCGTCAATTAGTAGTTATTGTTTTTAGTTTATTAGCATTTAATGTAATGGCTAGTTCTGCTTATGAGCGTGAGCAATTACGTTTAATTTTAATTCAACTAGATAATGCAGAAGTTTTGGCAAAGCAAAGTAATGCCAATAAATCTACATCTGTTAATGATCGTTTTAGTTTCGATTACCAACAATTCAACAAAGACATACAAGCTATTCGCCAAGGTATTTTGAATTACCTTGATCCTTCTCGTGCACAACCAAGAGAGCTTTACGAATTAAGCACAGATTATCGTGCTGATAGTAAGGAGTAA
- a CDS encoding TIGR03747 family integrating conjugative element membrane protein → MSSTVSEAQRIQAKPKGFIGKTINLPFAILGLLLVSLLLSIVFEWIGIFFFWSEEGWHHSQMMFNTELGWLNDNFKQSLVVSEPGSTIVWLLELIYEWLFVKTGFVDFTSSARVSSQQGNDVATIYILIEDYLVAIIYVTLTFIVRVMVLVLSIPLFMMAMLTGFTEGLVRRDLRRFGAGRESSFIYHRAKRLITPLLIAPWFIYLSCPVSVNPVWVLIPCAIALGIAVTVTAATFKKYL, encoded by the coding sequence ATGAGTAGCACAGTATCTGAAGCACAAAGAATACAAGCTAAACCCAAAGGTTTTATTGGAAAAACAATCAACTTACCCTTTGCAATATTAGGACTACTGCTAGTCTCATTATTACTCTCCATTGTCTTTGAATGGATCGGTATATTCTTCTTTTGGAGTGAAGAGGGTTGGCATCATAGTCAAATGATGTTTAATACAGAATTAGGATGGTTGAATGATAACTTTAAGCAATCATTGGTAGTGAGTGAACCAGGCTCTACAATTGTTTGGCTATTAGAATTAATTTATGAATGGTTATTTGTTAAAACAGGATTTGTAGATTTTACCTCTAGTGCAAGGGTTAGCAGTCAACAAGGCAATGATGTAGCGACAATCTATATTCTGATTGAAGACTACTTAGTTGCCATTATTTATGTCACCTTAACCTTTATTGTAAGGGTAATGGTATTAGTTCTATCAATCCCTTTATTTATGATGGCCATGTTAACAGGCTTTACTGAAGGACTAGTAAGGCGTGATTTAAGACGTTTTGGAGCAGGGCGAGAATCAAGTTTTATCTATCATAGAGCTAAACGATTGATTACCCCCTTATTGATAGCACCTTGGTTCATTTACTTATCCTGTCCAGTATCTGTCAATCCTGTATGGGTGTTAATACCCTGTGCCATTGCATTAGGTATTGCAGTTACAGTGACTGCTGCTACCTTTAAAAAATACCTTTAA